The window ATCTTCGTCTTTTCTAAAACCTTGGGTAATGGAGGGATTGAGCTTAGCTACTACCTTAATATTTTGCTGGTCTGCAATTTTCAGATTTTCTTTTCCGCTGTAAGCACCATCGCCGATGATGGCATCTACTTCCATCCCGTTATCCTGGCTTATCTTCAATAGTTTGGGAAGCTCCGGACCATCGCCTTTTTCTCCCGAAGTTACCACCGCTGCCGTGATTATTCGCTCTTCGCTCATCGCCAGATGAGTTTTGTATCCGAAAAATGAACTCTCTGCAGATTTGTGACCCGTTTTGGCATCGTTGTCTTTTGAAAAAACCAGTTGCTCACCTGTGTCCTCCATCATTTCTTTCAGAAGGTTCAGCTTCTCCTTTACGGCAGGAATCTCACAGAGAGAGGGCTCGTTTTCAATGCGTTTTTCGAGTTCTCTGCAATAATCCAATTCCTTGCTTACATCGTTGTCGCTGTTTTTGGAAGGCATTGTCGTTTTAAATTCTTCATCAAACTGATAAACGGTTTTCCGAAGCAGCTTGGAGCGTTCCCGCAATACTTCGATTGTCGAAAAAGGGTTGCTTCTCGACAAAGTATGCGTAGCATCTACAATAATTGATTTGGATTTGATGATTCCTTTTTCAATGGCAATCGTTACGGTTTTGCCAATCAGTATATTCAGCAAATCTGTATCTTTCAAACGCAGTTTTCTGAATTTTGTAAGCGAACTGGGATGAATAACTTCCTCTTCGGGAGTCATTTCCAAAAAATATTTAAAGGACATGTCATACTGCGAACGTTCCACCACGTCTACATCAGAAACGGTATAAATACTTTTCAAAAGCAGGTATTTGAACATTCGTACCGGGCTTTCTGCATTACGCCCGTTGCTCAGGCAGTACTTGCTCAAAAGCTCTTCATAGATGAAAGAAAAATCAATCAACTCATTAATTTTACGAAGAAGATTTTCCTTGGGAACGATTAAATCATACAATCCGGAATACGAACTCAATGGAAGTTTTTCTTGCTGTAATAACATACGCTTTGCACTTAAAATATTACTTTAAGATACAAAAAAGAGCGAAAACAAAAATGTTTTCGCTCATATTTTTAATCCTAAAAGACTTTTTCAGTGACCTCAACTCTTCGGGAGGATTTTTGTTTATCCTTTCTTTTTAGAATATTTATCACATATTTGTGGAGTTATAAAAAAATGATATATTTGAGCCGTTAAAAAATCACATATATTTATGAAAAAAAATCTACTGCTCAGGATGTGCCTGATGATGACGGGGATACTGTCTCTTTACTCCTGCCGAATAGAAGATGATTATGTAAATACTGAAAACCCGTAAAGAAATTCTGAAAAATTTGCAGTTTTCACCTCCAGGGACGGAGAAAAAATAAATTATTCCAAAGGTTTTCAAACCCTTATCGAACGTTACG is drawn from Chryseobacterium muglaense and contains these coding sequences:
- a CDS encoding IS1182 family transposase → MLLQQEKLPLSSYSGLYDLIVPKENLLRKINELIDFSFIYEELLSKYCLSNGRNAESPVRMFKYLLLKSIYTVSDVDVVERSQYDMSFKYFLEMTPEEEVIHPSSLTKFRKLRLKDTDLLNILIGKTVTIAIEKGIIKSKSIIVDATHTLSRSNPFSTIEVLRERSKLLRKTVYQFDEEFKTTMPSKNSDNDVSKELDYCRELEKRIENEPSLCEIPAVKEKLNLLKEMMEDTGEQLVFSKDNDAKTGHKSAESSFFGYKTHLAMSEERIITAAVVTSGEKGDGPELPKLLKISQDNGMEVDAIIGDGAYSGKENLKIADQQNIKVVAKLNPSITQGFRKDEDIFDYNKDADRFVCPAGHLAIRKARQNKKNIGKNQVDTYYFDVEKCRVCPLKEGCYKEGAKSKTYSVSIKSELHQDQMAFQESDYYKEKSKHRYKIEAKNSELKNVHGYNRAIAYGIENMQMQGAMAIFAVNLKRILKLI